From one Sylvia atricapilla isolate bSylAtr1 chromosome 17, bSylAtr1.pri, whole genome shotgun sequence genomic stretch:
- the TRPV4 gene encoding transient receptor potential cation channel subfamily V member 4 isoform X2 gives MTRGFPPPGLLLSWKEPGVTAGQGGQSCPSLRAGTMADTEDAPRDAGDGAGEDGSLQNESFPLSSLANLFESEDTPSPAEAARGPPGAGDGKQNLRMKFHGAFRKGAPKPMELLEATIYESPVVPAPKKAPMDSLFDYGTYRHHPSENKRWRRRIVEKQPPAAKGPAPDPPPVLKVFNRPILFDIVSRGSPAGLDGLLSFLLTHKKRLTDEDFREPSTGKTCLPKALLNLSGGKNDTIPVLLDIAEKTGNMREFINSPFRDVYYRGQTALHIAIERRCKHYVELLVEKGADVHAQARGRFFQPKSEGGYFYFGELPLSLAACTNQPHIVHYLTENGHKQADLRRQDSRGNTVLHALVAIADNTRENTKFVTKMYDLLLVKCAKLFPDTNLEALLNNDGLSPLMMAAKTGKIGIFQHIIRREITDEDVRHLSRKFKDWAYGPVYSSLYDLSSLDTCGEEVSVLEILVYNSKIENRHEMLAVEPINELLRDKWRKFGAVSFYISVVSYLSAMIIFTLVAYYRPMEGPPPYPYTSTADYLRLAGEIITLLTGILFFCTNIKDLFMKKCPGVNSFFIDGSFQLLYFIYSVLVIVTAGLYLGGIEAYLAVMVFALVLGWMNALYFTRGLKLTGTYSIMIQKILFKDLFRFLLVYLLFMIGYASALVSLLNPCPSSESCSEKSNCTVPTYPSCRDSQTFSTFLLDLFKLTIGMGDLEMLESAKYPGVFIILLVTYIILTFVLLLNMLIALMGETVGQVSKESKHIWKLQWATTILDIERSFPVFLRKAFRSGEMVTVGKGTDGTPDRRWCFR, from the exons ATGACACGGGGTTTTCCTCCGCCAGGTCTCCTGCTCTCGTGGAAGGAGCCGGGGGTCACAGCCGGGCAGGGGGGTCAGTCGTGCCCGTCCCTCCGGGCAGGGACCATGGCAGACACCGAAGACGCCCCGCGCGATGCCGGGGATGGCGCGGGGGAGGACGGCTCCCTCCAGAACGAATCCTTCCCGCTCTCCTCTCTGGCCAACCTGTTCGAGAGCGAGGACACCCCGAGCCCCGCCGAGGCAGCCCGGGGTCCCCCCGGCGCCGGGGATGGAAAGCAAAACCTCCGCATGAAATTCCACGGGGCCTTTCGGAAAGGCGCCCCGAAacccatggagctgctggaagccacCATCTACGAGTCGCCCGTGGTCCCCGCGCCCAAGAAAGCCCCCATGGACTCCCTCTTCGACTACGGCACCTACCGCCACCACCCCAGCGAGAACAAGCGCTGGCGTAGGAGGATCGTGGA GAAGCAGCCGCCGGCCGCGAAGGGGCCGGCTCCAGACCCGCCCCCCGTCCTCAAGGTCTTCAACAGACCCATCCTCTTCGACATCGTCTCCCGGGGGTCCCCGGCTGGCCTGGATGggctcctctccttcctgctcacCCACAAGAAGCGCCTCACAGACGAGGATTTCCGAG AGCCCTCCACGGGAAAGACCTGCCTGCCCAAAGCCCTGCTCAACCTGAGCGGGGGCAAGAACGACACCATCCCCGTCCTGCTGGACATCGCCGAGAAGACGGGAAACATGCGGGAGTTTATCAACTCGCCCTTCAGGGACGTCTACTACCGAG GTCAGACGGCGCTGCACATCGCCATCGAGCGCCGCTGCAAGCACtacgtggagctgctggtggagaaGGGCGCGGATGTCCATGCCCAGGCCCGCGGCCGCTTCTTCCAGCCCAAGAGCGAGGGCGGCTACTTCTACTTCg GTGAGCTGCCCCTCTCGCTGGCCGCCTGCACCAACCAGCCGCACATCGTGCACTACCTGACGGAGAACGGGCACAAGCAGGCCGACCTGCGGCGCCAGGACTCCCGCGGCAACACCGTGCTGCACGCCCTGGTGGCCATCGCCGACAACACCCGCGAGAACACCAAGTTTGTCACTAAGATGTACGATCTGCTCCTGGTCAAGTGCGCCAAGCTCTTCCCCGACACCAACCTGGAGGCCCTGCTCAACAACGACGGCCTCTCCCCGCTCATGATGGCAGCCAAGACTGGCAAGATCGGG ATCTTCCAGCACATCATCCGGCGGGAGATCACGGACGAGGACGTCCGGCACCTCTCCCGGAAATTCAAGGATTGGGCGTACGGCCCCGTCTACTCCTCCCTGTACGACCTCTCCTCGCTGGACACCTGTGGGGAGGAGGTGTCTGTGCTGGAGATCCTCGTCTACAACAGCAAGATCGAg AACCGCCACGAGATGCTGGCTGTGGAGCCCATCAATGAGCTGCTGAGGGACAAGTGGCGCAAGTTTGGGGCTGTCTCCTTCTACATCAGCGTGGTCTCCTACCTCAGCGCCATGATCATCTTCACCCTCGTCGCCTACTACCGCCCCATGGAAGGCCCC CCGCCCTATCCCTACACCAGCACCGCCGACTACCTGCGCCTGGCCGGGGAGATCATCACCCTCCTCACTGGAATCCTCTTCTTCTGCACAAAC ATCAAAGACTTGTTCATGAAGAAGTGCCCGGGTGTGAACTCCTTCTTCATAGAtggctccttccagctgctctA CTTCATCTACTCAGTGCTGGTGATTGTCACAGCGGGGCTGTACCTGGGTGGCATCGAGGCATACCTGGCTGTCATGGTCTTTGCACTGGTCCTGGGCTGGATGAACGCCCTGTACTTCACCCGCGGGCTCAAGCTGACAGGGACCTACAGCATCATGATCCAGAAG ATCCTCTTCAAAGACTTGTTCCGCTTCCTCCTGGTCTACCTGCTCTTCATGATTGGCTACGCGTCAG CCCTGGTGTCCCTCCTCAACCCGTGTCCCAGCAGTGAGTCCTGCAGCGAGAAGTCCAACTGCACCGTGCCCACCTACCCATCCTGCCGGGACAGCCAGACCTTCAGCACCTTCCTGCTCGACCTCTTCAAGCTCACCATCGGCATGGGCGACCTGGAGATGCTCGAGAGCGCCAAGTACCCCGGCGTCTTCATCATCCTCCTTGTCACCTACATCATCCTCACCTTTGTGCTCCTCCTCAACATGCTCATTGCCCTCATGGGCGAGACCGTGGGCCAAGTCTCCAAGGAGAGCAAACACATCTGGAAGCTGCAG TGGGCCACCACCATCCTGGACATCGAGCGCTCCTTCCCGGTGTTCCTGCGGAAAGCTTTCCGCTCGGGGGAGATGGTCACTGTGGGGAAGGGCACAGACGGGACCCCCGACCGCCGCTGGTGCTTCAGGTAA
- the TRPV4 gene encoding transient receptor potential cation channel subfamily V member 4 isoform X1, whose protein sequence is MTRGFPPPGLLLSWKEPGVTAGQGGQSCPSLRAGTMADTEDAPRDAGDGAGEDGSLQNESFPLSSLANLFESEDTPSPAEAARGPPGAGDGKQNLRMKFHGAFRKGAPKPMELLEATIYESPVVPAPKKAPMDSLFDYGTYRHHPSENKRWRRRIVEKQPPAAKGPAPDPPPVLKVFNRPILFDIVSRGSPAGLDGLLSFLLTHKKRLTDEDFREPSTGKTCLPKALLNLSGGKNDTIPVLLDIAEKTGNMREFINSPFRDVYYRGQTALHIAIERRCKHYVELLVEKGADVHAQARGRFFQPKSEGGYFYFGELPLSLAACTNQPHIVHYLTENGHKQADLRRQDSRGNTVLHALVAIADNTRENTKFVTKMYDLLLVKCAKLFPDTNLEALLNNDGLSPLMMAAKTGKIGIFQHIIRREITDEDVRHLSRKFKDWAYGPVYSSLYDLSSLDTCGEEVSVLEILVYNSKIENRHEMLAVEPINELLRDKWRKFGAVSFYISVVSYLSAMIIFTLVAYYRPMEGPPPYPYTSTADYLRLAGEIITLLTGILFFCTNIKDLFMKKCPGVNSFFIDGSFQLLYFIYSVLVIVTAGLYLGGIEAYLAVMVFALVLGWMNALYFTRGLKLTGTYSIMIQKILFKDLFRFLLVYLLFMIGYASALVSLLNPCPSSESCSEKSNCTVPTYPSCRDSQTFSTFLLDLFKLTIGMGDLEMLESAKYPGVFIILLVTYIILTFVLLLNMLIALMGETVGQVSKESKHIWKLQWATTILDIERSFPVFLRKAFRSGEMVTVGKGTDGTPDRRWCFRVDEVNWSHWNQNLGIISEDPGKSDTYQYYGFSHTVGRLRRDRWSTVVPRVVELNKSCPPEEVVVPLGTVGTAEPRERRHGHAPSSPL, encoded by the exons ATGACACGGGGTTTTCCTCCGCCAGGTCTCCTGCTCTCGTGGAAGGAGCCGGGGGTCACAGCCGGGCAGGGGGGTCAGTCGTGCCCGTCCCTCCGGGCAGGGACCATGGCAGACACCGAAGACGCCCCGCGCGATGCCGGGGATGGCGCGGGGGAGGACGGCTCCCTCCAGAACGAATCCTTCCCGCTCTCCTCTCTGGCCAACCTGTTCGAGAGCGAGGACACCCCGAGCCCCGCCGAGGCAGCCCGGGGTCCCCCCGGCGCCGGGGATGGAAAGCAAAACCTCCGCATGAAATTCCACGGGGCCTTTCGGAAAGGCGCCCCGAAacccatggagctgctggaagccacCATCTACGAGTCGCCCGTGGTCCCCGCGCCCAAGAAAGCCCCCATGGACTCCCTCTTCGACTACGGCACCTACCGCCACCACCCCAGCGAGAACAAGCGCTGGCGTAGGAGGATCGTGGA GAAGCAGCCGCCGGCCGCGAAGGGGCCGGCTCCAGACCCGCCCCCCGTCCTCAAGGTCTTCAACAGACCCATCCTCTTCGACATCGTCTCCCGGGGGTCCCCGGCTGGCCTGGATGggctcctctccttcctgctcacCCACAAGAAGCGCCTCACAGACGAGGATTTCCGAG AGCCCTCCACGGGAAAGACCTGCCTGCCCAAAGCCCTGCTCAACCTGAGCGGGGGCAAGAACGACACCATCCCCGTCCTGCTGGACATCGCCGAGAAGACGGGAAACATGCGGGAGTTTATCAACTCGCCCTTCAGGGACGTCTACTACCGAG GTCAGACGGCGCTGCACATCGCCATCGAGCGCCGCTGCAAGCACtacgtggagctgctggtggagaaGGGCGCGGATGTCCATGCCCAGGCCCGCGGCCGCTTCTTCCAGCCCAAGAGCGAGGGCGGCTACTTCTACTTCg GTGAGCTGCCCCTCTCGCTGGCCGCCTGCACCAACCAGCCGCACATCGTGCACTACCTGACGGAGAACGGGCACAAGCAGGCCGACCTGCGGCGCCAGGACTCCCGCGGCAACACCGTGCTGCACGCCCTGGTGGCCATCGCCGACAACACCCGCGAGAACACCAAGTTTGTCACTAAGATGTACGATCTGCTCCTGGTCAAGTGCGCCAAGCTCTTCCCCGACACCAACCTGGAGGCCCTGCTCAACAACGACGGCCTCTCCCCGCTCATGATGGCAGCCAAGACTGGCAAGATCGGG ATCTTCCAGCACATCATCCGGCGGGAGATCACGGACGAGGACGTCCGGCACCTCTCCCGGAAATTCAAGGATTGGGCGTACGGCCCCGTCTACTCCTCCCTGTACGACCTCTCCTCGCTGGACACCTGTGGGGAGGAGGTGTCTGTGCTGGAGATCCTCGTCTACAACAGCAAGATCGAg AACCGCCACGAGATGCTGGCTGTGGAGCCCATCAATGAGCTGCTGAGGGACAAGTGGCGCAAGTTTGGGGCTGTCTCCTTCTACATCAGCGTGGTCTCCTACCTCAGCGCCATGATCATCTTCACCCTCGTCGCCTACTACCGCCCCATGGAAGGCCCC CCGCCCTATCCCTACACCAGCACCGCCGACTACCTGCGCCTGGCCGGGGAGATCATCACCCTCCTCACTGGAATCCTCTTCTTCTGCACAAAC ATCAAAGACTTGTTCATGAAGAAGTGCCCGGGTGTGAACTCCTTCTTCATAGAtggctccttccagctgctctA CTTCATCTACTCAGTGCTGGTGATTGTCACAGCGGGGCTGTACCTGGGTGGCATCGAGGCATACCTGGCTGTCATGGTCTTTGCACTGGTCCTGGGCTGGATGAACGCCCTGTACTTCACCCGCGGGCTCAAGCTGACAGGGACCTACAGCATCATGATCCAGAAG ATCCTCTTCAAAGACTTGTTCCGCTTCCTCCTGGTCTACCTGCTCTTCATGATTGGCTACGCGTCAG CCCTGGTGTCCCTCCTCAACCCGTGTCCCAGCAGTGAGTCCTGCAGCGAGAAGTCCAACTGCACCGTGCCCACCTACCCATCCTGCCGGGACAGCCAGACCTTCAGCACCTTCCTGCTCGACCTCTTCAAGCTCACCATCGGCATGGGCGACCTGGAGATGCTCGAGAGCGCCAAGTACCCCGGCGTCTTCATCATCCTCCTTGTCACCTACATCATCCTCACCTTTGTGCTCCTCCTCAACATGCTCATTGCCCTCATGGGCGAGACCGTGGGCCAAGTCTCCAAGGAGAGCAAACACATCTGGAAGCTGCAG TGGGCCACCACCATCCTGGACATCGAGCGCTCCTTCCCGGTGTTCCTGCGGAAAGCTTTCCGCTCGGGGGAGATGGTCACTGTGGGGAAGGGCACAGACGGGACCCCCGACCGCCGCTGGTGCTTCAG GGTGGACGAGGTGAACTGGTCCCACTGGAACCAGAATCTGGGCATCATCAGTGAGGACCCGGGCAAGAGTGACACATACCAGTACTACGGCTTCTCCCACACCGTGGGCCGGCTGCGAAGAG ATCGGTGGTCGACGGTGGTGCCACGCGTGGTGGAGCTGAACAAGAGCTGCCCGCCCGAGGAGGTGGTGGTGCCCCTGGGCACCGTGGGCACAGCGGAGCCGCGGGAGCGGCGGCACGGCCATGCCCCGAGCTCCCCGCTCTAG